A stretch of Bordetella genomosp. 13 DNA encodes these proteins:
- a CDS encoding putative porin: MKLQPNRLATALAVALALSAGQVAAQTAAPSENATINLIRLLVQQGVLKKEQADALVRQAEAEASQARGAAAGAAAAAPVAGAAGAAIAQPGDVRVPYIPATVRDQIRDEVKTEVMAQAKAENWAAPNTFPDWASRITIEGDVRFRTESRFFDSGNSDEIINFAAWNRNGPIPTFIGGEPYGLEFPYMNTRQDRRNLLRIRGRLGVKAQLADQWLAGIRLATGSDDSPVSTTDTLGGGMSKKDIWLDQAYLSYSPYTWSTITAGRAANPFVSTDMLYSGDLNFDGISAIFKHPLQGRPVTLFGTLGAYALEYANNPFSSDTFSEGKSENKWLLGAQAGAEWKINTDNKLRGAVAYYQFQNYEGQRSAPCDSLLTVCSTDWSRPAFMQKGNTLFLLRDVVQTSADQSEWNEYQYVGLASKFNLLNLNLRWDTRLFENLALRLDGDYVRNLAYDKDKMIRRAGGAANIVNSRENLDDIESGGNAWMMQATIGSGLDLARKGDWLAFAGYKYIQPDALPDGFNDSTFHLGGTNARGYFLGGGYAFEKNVYGLLRWTSAKEIYGPPLAIDVLQLEVNAKF, translated from the coding sequence ATGAAATTGCAACCCAACCGACTGGCCACTGCCCTGGCCGTCGCCCTGGCGCTCTCGGCAGGACAGGTTGCGGCCCAGACCGCCGCGCCCTCCGAGAACGCCACCATCAACCTGATCCGCCTGCTGGTCCAGCAGGGCGTGCTGAAGAAAGAACAGGCCGATGCGCTGGTGCGCCAGGCCGAAGCCGAAGCAAGTCAGGCGCGCGGCGCGGCCGCCGGCGCTGCCGCGGCGGCCCCGGTCGCCGGCGCGGCGGGCGCCGCCATCGCCCAGCCGGGCGACGTGCGCGTCCCGTACATTCCGGCCACCGTCCGCGACCAGATCCGCGACGAGGTCAAGACCGAAGTCATGGCGCAGGCCAAGGCCGAGAACTGGGCCGCGCCCAACACGTTCCCCGACTGGGCCTCGCGCATCACCATCGAAGGCGACGTGCGCTTCCGCACCGAGTCGCGTTTCTTCGACAGCGGCAACAGCGATGAAATCATCAACTTCGCCGCCTGGAACCGCAATGGCCCGATCCCGACCTTCATCGGCGGCGAACCGTACGGCCTCGAGTTCCCGTACATGAACACCCGCCAGGATCGCCGCAACCTGCTGCGCATCCGCGGCCGCCTGGGCGTCAAGGCGCAGCTGGCCGACCAGTGGCTCGCCGGCATCCGCCTGGCCACCGGCAGCGACGACAGCCCCGTGTCGACCACCGACACGCTGGGCGGCGGCATGAGCAAGAAGGACATCTGGCTCGACCAGGCCTACCTCAGCTACAGCCCCTACACCTGGTCGACCATCACGGCCGGCCGCGCGGCCAATCCGTTCGTGTCCACCGACATGCTCTACTCGGGCGACCTGAACTTCGACGGCATCTCGGCGATCTTCAAGCATCCGCTGCAGGGCCGTCCGGTCACGCTGTTCGGCACGCTGGGCGCCTACGCCCTCGAGTACGCCAACAACCCCTTCAGCAGCGACACCTTCTCCGAAGGCAAGAGCGAGAACAAATGGCTGCTGGGCGCGCAGGCCGGCGCGGAGTGGAAGATCAACACCGACAACAAGCTGCGCGGCGCGGTGGCCTACTACCAGTTCCAGAACTACGAGGGCCAGCGTTCGGCGCCCTGCGATTCGCTGCTGACGGTCTGCAGCACCGACTGGTCGCGTCCTGCCTTCATGCAGAAGGGCAACACGCTGTTCCTGCTGCGTGACGTGGTCCAGACCTCGGCCGACCAGTCCGAGTGGAACGAATACCAGTACGTGGGCCTGGCTTCCAAGTTCAACCTGCTGAACCTGAACCTGCGCTGGGATACCCGCCTGTTCGAGAACCTGGCCCTGCGCCTGGACGGCGACTACGTCCGCAACCTGGCCTACGACAAGGACAAGATGATCCGTCGTGCCGGCGGCGCGGCCAACATCGTCAACTCGCGCGAGAACCTGGACGACATCGAAAGCGGCGGCAACGCCTGGATGATGCAGGCCACCATCGGCAGCGGCCTGGATCTGGCGCGCAAGGGCGACTGGCTCGCCTTCGCCGGCTACAAGTACATCCAGCCGGATGCGCTGCCCGACGGCTTCAACGATTCCACGTTCCACCTCGGCGGCACCAACGCCCGCGGCTACTTCCTGGGCGGCGGCTACGCGTTCGAGAAGAACGTCTACGGCCTGCTGCGCTGGACCAGCGCGAAGGAGATCTATGGTCCCCCGCTGGCCATCGACGTCCTGCAGCTCGAAGTCAACGCAAAGTTCTGA
- a CDS encoding peptidylprolyl isomerase has product MKNQDKAALRMRWMSAFGLALVLCGCGDKGNAEQTQKPADTKAAAAQPASKPAAAQPASNSPAVVTMGNLTVSAEDMQQVLSSLPPAQRQQLAANRAALEQIARSRLAEKALIAQARNQAWTDKLEIQRAIKAAEEQIVLRSYLDSVSMPPDTYPSEAELQQAYEQNKDRFVQPASYRLSQIFLAAPYNDAEAVAAARKKAAELLKRARAPQADFAQLVKESSQDKESAARGGDTGFIPLQQVVPELRGTVQRLKKGEVSDVVQLPSGLHIVKLVDVRESRQVPLTEMQVQLRDTMRAQRQQDAARAYLEGLLNAGTVSIDGKALQSAVDAAK; this is encoded by the coding sequence ATGAAGAACCAGGACAAGGCGGCGCTGCGGATGCGCTGGATGAGTGCATTCGGTTTGGCGCTGGTGCTGTGCGGCTGCGGCGACAAGGGCAATGCCGAGCAGACGCAGAAGCCCGCCGACACCAAGGCCGCTGCCGCTCAACCCGCCAGCAAGCCCGCAGCTGCCCAGCCCGCCAGCAACTCGCCCGCGGTGGTCACCATGGGCAACCTGACGGTCAGCGCCGAAGACATGCAGCAGGTGCTCAGCTCGCTGCCGCCGGCGCAGCGCCAGCAACTGGCCGCCAACCGCGCCGCGCTCGAGCAGATCGCCCGCAGCCGCCTCGCGGAAAAGGCGCTCATCGCGCAGGCACGCAACCAGGCATGGACCGACAAGCTCGAGATACAGCGCGCCATCAAGGCCGCCGAAGAGCAGATCGTGCTGCGTTCGTATCTGGATTCGGTCAGCATGCCGCCGGACACCTATCCGTCCGAAGCCGAACTGCAACAGGCCTACGAACAGAACAAAGACCGTTTCGTGCAGCCCGCGTCGTACCGCCTCAGCCAGATCTTCCTGGCCGCGCCGTACAACGATGCCGAGGCCGTCGCCGCCGCACGCAAGAAGGCCGCCGAACTGCTCAAGCGCGCCCGCGCGCCGCAAGCCGACTTCGCGCAGCTGGTGAAGGAAAGTTCGCAAGACAAGGAAAGCGCCGCTCGCGGCGGAGACACGGGCTTCATCCCCCTGCAGCAGGTGGTGCCGGAGTTGCGCGGTACGGTCCAGCGGCTGAAGAAGGGCGAAGTCAGCGATGTCGTGCAGCTGCCCAGCGGTTTGCATATCGTCAAGCTGGTCGACGTGCGCGAATCGCGCCAGGTACCGCTGACCGAGATGCAAGTGCAACTGCGCGACACCATGCGCGCGCAACGCCAGCAAGATGCCGCGCGAGCCTATCTCGAGGGACTCCTCAATGCGGGAACTGTCAGTATCGACGGCAAGGCGCTCCAGAGTGCCGTCGACGCCGCCAAGTAA
- a CDS encoding RES family NAD+ phosphorylase, translating to MSGGFYPGGRWLPAGAHVVLLDSTPLAAICARLALVEAGHPRQLPRAYRLLEVQVPEAARVHVCTPPRNWRTDLPATRALGHAWLEAGTDLMFKVPTLAGGEQYLLNCAHPGAADCRVRFVAEQPFEERSELFGGVAAWSVDRDWLAKP from the coding sequence TTGAGCGGCGGATTCTACCCGGGCGGGCGATGGCTGCCCGCCGGCGCCCACGTGGTGCTGCTCGATTCCACGCCCTTGGCCGCGATCTGCGCCCGCCTGGCGCTGGTCGAGGCCGGACACCCGCGCCAGTTGCCCCGCGCTTATCGCCTGCTGGAAGTGCAGGTGCCTGAAGCCGCGCGCGTGCACGTATGCACGCCGCCGCGCAACTGGCGCACCGACCTGCCGGCCACGCGGGCACTGGGGCATGCATGGCTCGAGGCCGGCACCGATCTCATGTTCAAAGTGCCGACCCTGGCGGGCGGGGAACAGTATCTGCTGAACTGCGCGCATCCCGGCGCGGCCGACTGCCGGGTGCGCTTCGTTGCCGAGCAGCCCTTCGAAGAACGATCCGAACTGTTCGGCGGCGTGGCCGCCTGGTCAGTGGACCGGGACTGGCTGGCCAAACCCTGA
- a CDS encoding DNA repair protein — MNSHSSQLARAPRAAKAPMSPALRQVAWALKATAAAMAAMMAVSPVQAQTMEERLRTQLRSATQQLQQLQSQQAQLNAAKTTAETQRDAAQKELEQLRAQLGKAQGQAEQMAQQQEAVRDAARAQAAASNEQLGKFKAAYDELLGIARAKDAEGRKLQVALTERDSQLKLCEQKNDQMYAAGKEILAAYESFSTGDLLKIRQPLAREARVQFDEQAQAYGDKLYDGKYDPRMAQQQQQQQQQQPEGKPVQQ; from the coding sequence ATGAACAGCCACTCATCTCAACTCGCGCGCGCCCCGCGCGCCGCCAAGGCGCCGATGTCCCCGGCGCTGCGGCAGGTCGCCTGGGCGCTGAAGGCCACCGCCGCGGCGATGGCCGCCATGATGGCGGTGTCGCCCGTCCAGGCCCAGACCATGGAAGAACGCCTGCGCACGCAACTGCGCAGCGCCACGCAACAGCTGCAGCAGCTGCAAAGCCAGCAGGCCCAGCTGAACGCCGCCAAGACCACCGCCGAGACCCAGCGCGACGCTGCCCAGAAAGAACTGGAGCAGTTGCGCGCGCAGCTCGGCAAGGCGCAAGGCCAGGCCGAACAGATGGCGCAGCAGCAGGAAGCGGTGCGCGACGCCGCACGCGCCCAGGCGGCCGCCAGCAACGAGCAGCTCGGCAAGTTCAAGGCCGCGTACGACGAGCTGCTGGGCATCGCCCGCGCCAAGGACGCCGAGGGCCGCAAGCTGCAGGTCGCGCTTACCGAGCGCGATTCGCAGCTGAAGCTGTGCGAGCAGAAGAACGACCAGATGTACGCGGCGGGCAAGGAAATCCTTGCCGCGTACGAATCGTTCAGCACCGGCGACCTGCTGAAGATCCGCCAGCCGCTGGCGCGCGAAGCCCGCGTGCAGTTCGACGAGCAGGCCCAGGCCTACGGCGACAAGCTGTACGACGGCAAGTACGACCCGCGCATGGCGCAACAGCAGCAACAGCAGCAACAGCAGCAACCCGAAGGCAAGCCGGTCCAGCAATGA
- a CDS encoding helix-turn-helix transcriptional regulator → MRLIRLNDVTRATGLRRSTIYKYISDGCFPKAVPLGGGRVAWVEREIQDWIVDRVAARDAA, encoded by the coding sequence ATGCGACTTATTCGTCTCAACGATGTGACTCGAGCGACCGGGCTACGCCGATCTACCATCTACAAGTACATCTCCGATGGATGCTTTCCGAAAGCTGTCCCCCTAGGAGGTGGCCGCGTGGCTTGGGTCGAGCGGGAGATCCAAGACTGGATTGTGGATCGCGTCGCAGCCAGAGACGCTGCTTGA
- a CDS encoding DUF932 domain-containing protein, with the protein MHLVQTMAYVGQQPWHGLGNQLSPNSPLEVWAQQAGMAWHIESADVRYVANDDGLGSIHAFPEQKVLYRSDTKAPLSVVSKRFQVVQPHDVLEFYRDLTEAGGFELETAGVLKEGRKLWALAKTGQSACLKGRDRVNGYLLLATACDGTLATTAQFTSVRVVCNNTLAIALRDGDGVVKVPHRSQFDPQAVKRQLGIAVSGWDAFLARIKALAECKVKDDAVEAFLKRVLTYPVNPGTEGNATAVNDRAMKTVQELYAGRGKGAEMASTSGTAWGLLNSVTEYVDHHRRARSSDHRLDAAWFGAGAALKQKALDEALKLVA; encoded by the coding sequence ATGCACCTCGTACAAACGATGGCCTATGTCGGCCAACAACCCTGGCACGGCTTGGGCAACCAACTATCCCCGAACTCACCGCTGGAAGTCTGGGCGCAACAGGCCGGGATGGCTTGGCACATCGAGTCGGCGGATGTGCGCTACGTCGCCAACGATGACGGTCTCGGCTCCATTCATGCTTTCCCCGAACAGAAGGTGCTGTACCGCTCGGACACCAAGGCCCCGCTCTCGGTCGTGTCCAAGCGCTTCCAAGTCGTGCAGCCGCATGACGTCCTGGAGTTCTACCGCGACCTCACCGAAGCGGGCGGCTTCGAGCTGGAGACCGCTGGCGTCCTAAAAGAAGGCCGCAAGCTGTGGGCACTGGCCAAGACCGGCCAAAGCGCTTGCCTCAAAGGCCGTGACCGGGTGAACGGCTATCTGCTGCTGGCCACTGCCTGCGACGGCACGCTGGCGACCACGGCGCAATTCACGTCCGTTCGCGTGGTCTGCAACAACACCCTTGCCATTGCCTTGCGCGATGGCGATGGCGTAGTTAAGGTCCCCCACCGCAGTCAGTTCGATCCGCAAGCGGTCAAGCGCCAGCTCGGCATCGCGGTATCCGGCTGGGATGCTTTCTTGGCCCGCATAAAGGCGCTGGCCGAATGCAAGGTGAAGGACGATGCCGTAGAAGCGTTCCTTAAGCGCGTGCTGACCTATCCGGTCAATCCCGGCACCGAGGGCAATGCCACCGCCGTCAACGACCGCGCCATGAAGACCGTGCAGGAACTTTACGCAGGCCGGGGCAAGGGTGCTGAGATGGCGTCGACATCCGGCACGGCCTGGGGGCTGCTGAACAGCGTCACGGAATACGTCGATCACCACCGTCGCGCCCGATCCAGCGATCACCGGCTGGATGCAGCCTGGTTTGGCGCGGGCGCTGCCCTCAAGCAGAAAGCTTTGGACGAGGCATTGAAGCTGGTGGCGTGA
- a CDS encoding MbcA/ParS/Xre antitoxin family protein, translated as MLNARLRKVVGHSRATRSATLGIKLFPVLREAIPRHPEWLELVPTINALHEPHDAAALRPTEAVALYRLLRLVWLAELVFGDDELARQWLSTPKAQLYGVVPVRLIGSARHAGHIERWLLNIEEGNGP; from the coding sequence GTGCTGAATGCACGTCTGCGCAAAGTGGTGGGGCATAGCCGCGCCACACGCAGCGCCACGCTGGGCATCAAGCTTTTTCCCGTGCTGCGCGAAGCGATTCCGCGGCATCCCGAGTGGCTGGAGCTGGTGCCCACCATCAATGCTCTGCACGAACCCCACGACGCGGCGGCGCTGCGTCCCACCGAGGCCGTGGCGCTATACCGCCTGCTGCGCCTGGTGTGGCTGGCCGAACTGGTGTTCGGCGACGACGAGCTGGCTCGCCAATGGCTGTCCACGCCCAAGGCGCAGCTGTATGGCGTCGTGCCCGTCCGGCTCATCGGCTCGGCGCGTCATGCCGGCCACATCGAGCGCTGGTTGCTGAATATCGAAGAAGGGAATGGTCCGTGA
- a CDS encoding rolling circle replication-associated protein yields MNGDHRSSRLEARGIALEERLFEKRSRYLVLFLTLNYKAQCRDDVTIDDLRRDRDRLLKNIESNPLLQGIQGYIWKIEEGGKAGLHIHLLLFYAGDHRADVYIAKRIGHYWETVITGGAGAYWNSNADKASFTERGLPVGVGQVNRKDKACRDAIRTIIRYMGKPDQRITERRPRTRTFGTSELR; encoded by the coding sequence ATGAACGGTGACCATCGAAGCAGCCGATTGGAAGCACGAGGCATCGCACTTGAAGAGCGATTGTTCGAGAAGCGTTCCCGCTACCTCGTTCTCTTCCTCACTTTGAACTACAAGGCCCAGTGTCGAGATGACGTCACAATCGATGATCTGCGCCGAGATCGCGACAGACTACTGAAAAACATCGAGAGCAACCCTCTGCTACAAGGAATCCAAGGGTATATCTGGAAGATCGAGGAAGGCGGAAAGGCCGGGCTGCACATCCACCTTCTGCTCTTCTATGCGGGTGATCATCGCGCAGATGTCTACATAGCCAAGCGCATCGGTCACTACTGGGAGACGGTGATTACTGGCGGCGCCGGCGCATACTGGAATAGCAACGCAGACAAGGCTAGCTTCACAGAGCGTGGGTTGCCTGTGGGGGTAGGCCAGGTGAATCGCAAGGATAAGGCGTGCCGCGATGCGATACGCACGATTATTCGCTACATGGGAAAGCCCGATCAGCGAATCACGGAACGTCGGCCTAGAACGCGCACGTTCGGTACAAGCGAGTTGCGTTGA
- a CDS encoding ProQ/FinO family protein translates to MGFEQLAALRDLLAKQKADERQEQAKQQPRQPKGGGKPGDKHGAKPNQAKAGGKPAGEGANAGRPNRGNQNRQGEGRPGEGRHGKPGEGRGPRPQGEARGGGRPGQQRRAEKPQEPPRDPLLVAIGRLQKHFPKAFPKRPDPRVPLKLGIIEDLYAHAGKLHLSEDEIKQAVATWCSAQRYWACLVKDAPRLDLNGEPAGTVTPAEAAHASFLARKQRKEKQQAEKAEKAAAQAAAAGGAGAAGATATDAAQGQDGSAVQAADTSEHAGADGSAKDADTPATQTDAAAAQKATGAAEGQAPWDESAQTGVDAEQQSADADKPDAEAEQNKPETEAASVTSDASTSEQTADDAEQRSRS, encoded by the coding sequence ATGGGATTCGAACAACTGGCTGCGCTCCGAGACCTGTTGGCCAAGCAGAAGGCTGACGAGCGGCAGGAACAGGCCAAGCAGCAGCCGCGCCAGCCCAAGGGCGGCGGCAAGCCTGGCGACAAGCACGGGGCCAAGCCAAATCAAGCCAAGGCAGGTGGCAAGCCCGCCGGCGAGGGCGCCAACGCCGGGCGACCGAATCGCGGCAACCAGAATCGCCAGGGCGAAGGTCGCCCGGGCGAAGGACGTCACGGCAAGCCGGGCGAAGGACGCGGTCCGCGTCCGCAGGGCGAGGCTCGCGGCGGCGGTCGTCCGGGCCAACAGCGCCGCGCCGAGAAGCCGCAAGAGCCGCCGCGCGATCCGTTGCTGGTGGCCATCGGCCGGCTGCAGAAGCATTTCCCGAAGGCATTCCCCAAGCGTCCCGATCCGCGTGTGCCGCTGAAGCTGGGCATCATCGAGGATCTGTACGCGCATGCGGGCAAGCTGCATCTGAGCGAAGACGAGATCAAGCAGGCCGTGGCCACCTGGTGCTCGGCGCAGCGCTACTGGGCTTGCCTGGTGAAGGACGCGCCGCGGCTGGACCTGAATGGCGAGCCTGCCGGTACCGTAACGCCTGCAGAGGCCGCTCACGCCAGCTTCCTGGCGCGCAAGCAGCGCAAGGAGAAGCAGCAGGCCGAGAAGGCGGAGAAGGCCGCGGCGCAAGCGGCGGCGGCTGGTGGGGCAGGTGCGGCCGGCGCCACGGCGACGGATGCAGCCCAGGGCCAGGATGGATCAGCTGTGCAGGCTGCCGATACTAGCGAGCATGCTGGTGCGGACGGCTCGGCAAAGGATGCCGACACCCCCGCGACGCAGACCGACGCAGCCGCCGCTCAGAAAGCTACAGGCGCGGCCGAAGGCCAGGCGCCGTGGGACGAATCGGCCCAGACCGGCGTGGACGCCGAGCAGCAGTCGGCCGATGCCGACAAGCCGGATGCCGAAGCCGAACAGAACAAGCCGGAGACCGAGGCAGCTTCGGTGACTTCGGACGCGTCCACTTCGGAACAAACGGCAGACGACGCCGAGCAACGCTCCCGGTCCTGA
- a CDS encoding helix-turn-helix domain-containing protein translates to MATRRPTTSAAQPAPISIALGKRVKQCRHAAEKSQETLAFEAHVDRTYISAIERGLANPSVETLASICHVLGVTLAELFEPLGDVSLAPTGDRRANAATPPEIKRNRFR, encoded by the coding sequence ATGGCTACTCGACGTCCCACGACCTCTGCCGCACAGCCGGCCCCTATCTCCATTGCCCTGGGCAAGCGGGTCAAACAGTGCCGTCACGCCGCCGAAAAGTCGCAGGAGACCCTGGCGTTCGAAGCGCACGTAGACCGGACGTACATTTCGGCCATCGAGAGGGGGCTTGCCAATCCTTCAGTCGAAACCTTGGCGAGCATCTGTCATGTGCTGGGTGTGACTTTGGCCGAGCTATTCGAACCGTTGGGGGATGTCTCATTGGCACCCACGGGTGACCGCAGGGCCAATGCGGCGACGCCGCCTGAGATCAAGCGGAACCGGTTCCGGTAG
- a CDS encoding YqaJ viral recombinase family nuclease, with protein MALPKRRSDNRPALRLIDTRKIERADWLEVRKQGIGGSDAAAAVGLSPYKSPLELWMEKTGRDAGLPKIDPKDTAHPTYWGTYLEPIVAAAYTQQTSNRVRKVNSVLQHPKFPFMLANLDREVIGTPLVQLLECKTAGEFGAKLWQDGVPEYVQLQVQHQLAVTGKQAAHVAVLLCGQKLEIHLIRREDELISRLIALEARFWEYVTTDIPPPADGSDSADRALRVLYPGNAPAVDFSDDRNLSATFAELVSLRADIKAREAQAEKLKQVIQQAMGDASEARFGTGRVLFRRSQDSTTIDTDLLLLNHPELAVEYAATKPGTRRFLIRD; from the coding sequence ATGGCTTTACCGAAACGCAGATCCGACAACCGGCCCGCCCTGCGCCTGATCGACACCCGCAAGATCGAGCGCGCCGACTGGCTGGAAGTGCGCAAGCAAGGCATTGGCGGTTCCGACGCGGCTGCGGCCGTCGGCCTGTCTCCCTACAAGTCCCCGCTCGAACTCTGGATGGAGAAGACGGGCCGCGATGCCGGCCTGCCCAAGATCGACCCGAAGGACACGGCCCACCCGACGTATTGGGGCACGTACCTGGAACCCATTGTGGCGGCGGCCTACACGCAGCAGACAAGCAACCGCGTGCGCAAGGTCAACTCAGTCCTGCAACACCCGAAATTCCCCTTCATGCTCGCCAACCTCGACCGGGAAGTAATCGGCACGCCGCTCGTGCAACTGCTGGAATGCAAGACAGCGGGCGAGTTCGGTGCCAAGCTCTGGCAAGACGGCGTGCCCGAATACGTGCAGCTCCAGGTACAGCATCAGCTCGCCGTCACCGGCAAACAGGCCGCGCACGTGGCCGTGCTGCTCTGCGGCCAGAAGCTAGAAATCCATCTCATCCGGCGCGAGGACGAACTAATCTCCCGGCTCATCGCGCTGGAAGCGCGCTTCTGGGAATACGTCACAACCGACATCCCGCCGCCTGCGGACGGCTCCGATTCGGCGGATCGCGCCTTGCGTGTGCTGTACCCCGGCAACGCCCCTGCCGTGGACTTCAGCGACGACCGCAACCTGTCGGCCACGTTCGCTGAGCTGGTCAGCCTGCGCGCAGACATCAAGGCCAGGGAAGCACAGGCCGAAAAGCTCAAGCAAGTCATCCAGCAGGCGATGGGCGATGCGTCCGAGGCCCGATTCGGGACGGGTCGTGTGCTGTTTCGACGCAGCCAGGACAGCACGACGATCGACACAGATCTCTTGTTGCTGAACCATCCCGAGCTGGCCGTCGAATACGCCGCCACCAAGCCCGGCACGCGCCGGTTTCTGATCCGCGATTGA
- a CDS encoding YbjN domain-containing protein — MTDTTLIQSLSAAKLQEILQSMGYRVTSTEQNGMVQLLSATQGIGFAVRFGNPARTEGEFVDYTLSCALRVQGELPQGLVEAWNIGKRFARMAQQGTFLVLEMDVIAAGGVSENHLRATTELWDRLLQEFLLFLRQYATEAQAAQDGHGDEPAAVEAAVAAETAEAEAGKGKTKA, encoded by the coding sequence ATGACGGATACCACCCTGATCCAATCCCTCAGCGCAGCCAAGCTGCAAGAAATCCTCCAGAGCATGGGGTATCGGGTTACCAGCACCGAGCAGAACGGCATGGTGCAACTGCTGAGCGCCACGCAAGGCATCGGCTTCGCCGTCCGCTTCGGCAATCCCGCGCGCACCGAAGGCGAGTTCGTCGACTACACGCTCAGCTGCGCGCTGCGCGTGCAGGGTGAGCTGCCCCAGGGCCTGGTCGAGGCCTGGAACATCGGCAAGCGCTTCGCGCGCATGGCCCAGCAAGGCACCTTCCTGGTCCTCGAGATGGACGTGATCGCCGCCGGCGGCGTGTCCGAGAACCACCTGCGAGCCACCACCGAACTGTGGGACCGCCTGCTGCAGGAGTTCCTGCTGTTCCTGCGCCAGTACGCCACCGAAGCGCAGGCTGCCCAAGATGGCCACGGCGATGAGCCCGCCGCTGTCGAGGCTGCCGTCGCCGCCGAAACGGCCGAGGCCGAGGCCGGCAAGGGCAAGACCAAGGCGTGA
- a CDS encoding recombination directionality factor, translating to MLKGLAITPPVVGRISIGRVVEKNGKRLPEKDDQFTITTQVQTRDGWLLHPQDEAQRKQHGGDKLRSIDILLPFNDPDLNLRAEYAYFDRGDGRPICIGDGETCRRDTDEGMQTMPCYTPDNCGFHNRECKPYGRLYVVIGDQDELGTFVLRTTSYNSIRTLAARMRYFHAVSGGLLACMPLELRLRGKSTTQSFRTAIYYVDLVIGYGMTLAEAIRDAQRLDAQRREAGFDQDALDKAARLGFANGAFEESVEDVPAVVEEFFPDAKATDLASKLEAKAGRLGSSAARTTSTRAAATGTGSA from the coding sequence ATGCTCAAGGGCCTGGCGATCACGCCGCCCGTGGTTGGACGGATTTCCATTGGCCGCGTAGTCGAGAAGAACGGCAAGCGGCTTCCCGAGAAGGACGACCAATTCACTATCACTACCCAGGTGCAGACCCGCGACGGCTGGCTGCTCCACCCCCAAGACGAGGCGCAGCGCAAGCAACATGGCGGTGACAAGCTGCGCTCCATCGACATCCTGCTCCCCTTCAATGACCCAGACTTAAACCTGCGCGCCGAGTACGCGTACTTCGACCGGGGAGACGGTCGCCCGATCTGCATCGGCGACGGCGAAACCTGCCGGCGAGACACCGACGAAGGAATGCAGACCATGCCCTGCTACACGCCGGACAACTGCGGCTTTCACAACCGAGAGTGCAAACCCTACGGCCGTCTGTACGTCGTCATTGGCGATCAGGACGAACTGGGCACCTTCGTACTCAGAACGACTTCGTACAACTCGATCAGGACGCTAGCAGCTCGCATGCGCTATTTCCACGCTGTCTCGGGCGGCCTGCTGGCCTGCATGCCCTTGGAACTGCGCCTGCGCGGTAAGTCCACCACCCAGAGCTTTCGCACTGCTATCTATTACGTTGATCTGGTCATCGGCTATGGCATGACGTTGGCAGAAGCTATCCGCGATGCACAGCGGCTTGACGCCCAGCGGCGGGAAGCTGGTTTCGATCAGGACGCACTGGACAAGGCAGCTCGGCTCGGGTTTGCGAACGGCGCATTCGAGGAGTCTGTCGAGGATGTACCAGCAGTTGTCGAGGAGTTCTTTCCCGATGCAAAGGCGACGGACCTCGCTTCCAAGCTGGAGGCAAAGGCTGGCCGACTCGGCTCCTCGGCTGCCCGGACGACGTCGACACGGGCCGCTGCTACCGGAACCGGTTCCGCTTGA